A section of the Mycobacterium sp. 3519A genome encodes:
- a CDS encoding maleylpyruvate isomerase family mycothiol-dependent enzyme — MTLAERIENVRSGTAHCMDHVLQLDDSEFDAATLLPGWNRRHVIAHLAYNAAALARLLDWAVTGVQTPMYESARQRGEEIERGADLDPKILRETLDQEIVALDRKWVGMPDAAWSAHVKTAKGRTVPASETIWMRAREVWIHAVDLANGATFAAVPDAVQSSLIAEIATGWRAQGWSVEVNAQSAGNVTVSLHGPHVDATTVSGASDAVLRWMTGRGAESLHAARPPAAPHWL; from the coding sequence ATGACGCTCGCCGAACGGATCGAAAATGTCCGCAGCGGAACCGCACACTGCATGGACCATGTGCTGCAACTCGACGACAGCGAGTTCGATGCTGCGACGCTGCTGCCGGGCTGGAACCGCCGTCACGTCATCGCCCATCTGGCGTACAACGCTGCCGCGCTGGCACGGTTGCTGGACTGGGCGGTCACCGGTGTCCAGACGCCGATGTACGAGTCGGCTCGGCAGCGCGGCGAGGAGATCGAGCGAGGCGCCGACCTCGATCCCAAGATCCTGCGTGAGACCCTCGACCAGGAGATCGTCGCGCTGGATCGCAAGTGGGTCGGTATGCCCGATGCCGCATGGTCGGCGCACGTGAAAACGGCGAAGGGCCGGACTGTGCCGGCCTCGGAGACCATCTGGATGCGTGCACGCGAGGTCTGGATCCACGCGGTGGACCTGGCCAACGGCGCCACCTTCGCCGCGGTGCCCGATGCGGTACAGAGCAGCCTCATCGCCGAGATCGCCACCGGGTGGCGCGCGCAGGGATGGTCGGTCGAGGTGAACGCGCAGTCCGCGGGCAATGTCACCGTATCGCTGCACGGTCCGCACGTCGACGCGACGACGGTCAGCGGCGCCTCAGATGCGGTGCTGCGCTGGATGACTGGTCGTGGCGCCGAGTCCCTTCACGCAGCGCGTCCGCCCGCGGCGCCGCACTGGCTGTGA
- a CDS encoding fumarylacetoacetate hydrolase family protein: protein MRLATIRLGGSTAAVRADSDTAATLIPGFADLSGLLAEPKWRTIAAAADGAQVDLATAEYAPVVPSPGKIICVGLNYASHIIEMGREIPQYPTLFAKFKEALTGPYDDVHVPGYAAAELDWEAELAVIIGAPAFRVSAAEAEDRIAGYSILNDYTMRDFQYRTPQWDQGKTFEKTSGFGPFLDTEFQLGGTIETRLDGEVMQSASTDDLVFGPAALIEYISHIVSLQPGDVIATGTPSGVGHARSPKRYIGHGQTVAVRIDGLGTLCNTTLIGPEGR from the coding sequence ATGAGACTTGCCACCATACGTCTCGGCGGATCGACTGCAGCAGTGCGCGCCGATTCAGACACCGCAGCCACACTCATTCCGGGCTTCGCCGACCTGTCGGGCTTACTGGCCGAGCCGAAGTGGCGCACGATCGCCGCAGCGGCCGACGGAGCTCAGGTCGATCTCGCGACGGCGGAGTACGCTCCGGTGGTACCCAGCCCCGGCAAGATCATCTGCGTAGGCCTCAATTACGCCAGCCATATCATCGAGATGGGGCGCGAGATTCCGCAATATCCCACACTTTTCGCCAAGTTCAAAGAGGCGTTGACGGGTCCGTACGACGATGTTCACGTTCCCGGTTACGCCGCAGCCGAGCTTGACTGGGAAGCCGAGCTCGCGGTGATCATCGGCGCACCCGCATTCCGGGTGAGCGCCGCCGAGGCCGAGGACCGCATCGCCGGCTATTCGATTCTCAACGACTACACGATGCGTGATTTTCAATATCGGACTCCACAGTGGGACCAGGGCAAGACATTTGAGAAAACCAGCGGTTTCGGCCCCTTTCTGGACACCGAGTTCCAGCTGGGCGGCACCATCGAGACACGTCTGGACGGCGAGGTGATGCAAAGCGCATCTACCGATGACTTGGTGTTCGGGCCTGCGGCACTGATCGAATACATCTCACACATCGTGAGCTTGCAGCCCGGCGATGTGATCGCCACGGGCACGCCAAGTGGGGTGGGGCACGCCCGGTCCCCGAAGCGCTACATCGGTCACGGCCAAACCGTCGCGGTCCGCATCGACGGCCTGGGCACTTTATGTAACACCACGCTGATTGGACCCGAAGGTCGATGA
- a CDS encoding cupin domain-containing protein: protein MRATHLNPLWTQVGDLMPMTPTPKAIPYVWRWDDLSPIAARAGALVPVGRGGERRAIALANPGLGGLPHATPTLWAAIQYLGGMETAPEHRHSQHAFRFVLEGQGVWTVVDGDPVAMSRGDLLVTPGWCFHGHQNTADRPMTWIDGLDIPFAGYSDTGFFEFGLDGLTDDSTPSTSRSERLWAYPGLRPLRCVQDTASTPMSAYRWSFTDAALRAQLELEDDGYPGTLEPGHAGVRYTNPSTGGDILPTIRAEFHRLRAGARTRCVREVGSTIYQVFSGNGVFTLNGVDTAVCHGDLIAVPSWAAWSIQAIEELDLFAFSDIPIMEALRLYRTEFCGEA, encoded by the coding sequence ATGCGGGCCACTCACCTGAACCCGTTGTGGACTCAGGTCGGCGACCTGATGCCGATGACGCCTACCCCCAAGGCGATTCCGTATGTGTGGCGGTGGGATGACTTGTCCCCCATCGCCGCCCGCGCCGGGGCTTTGGTGCCGGTCGGCCGCGGCGGGGAGCGGCGGGCCATCGCTTTGGCGAATCCCGGTCTGGGCGGGCTGCCTCACGCCACGCCGACCTTGTGGGCAGCCATCCAGTACCTCGGCGGTATGGAGACCGCACCTGAACACCGCCACAGCCAGCATGCATTCCGGTTCGTACTCGAGGGCCAAGGCGTGTGGACGGTGGTCGACGGAGACCCGGTCGCCATGAGCCGAGGCGATCTGCTGGTCACACCGGGATGGTGTTTTCACGGCCACCAGAACACCGCTGATCGACCGATGACATGGATCGACGGGCTCGACATTCCGTTCGCCGGCTACAGCGACACCGGGTTCTTCGAGTTCGGCCTCGACGGGCTGACCGACGACTCAACCCCCTCTACATCGCGGTCTGAGAGGCTGTGGGCCTATCCGGGTCTGCGTCCGCTGCGGTGCGTGCAGGACACGGCAAGCACACCGATGTCGGCCTACCGATGGTCGTTCACCGACGCGGCACTGCGTGCGCAGCTTGAACTCGAGGACGACGGCTACCCCGGCACACTGGAGCCTGGCCACGCCGGTGTGCGGTATACCAACCCGTCCACCGGCGGGGACATATTGCCCACCATTCGGGCCGAATTCCACCGTCTGCGCGCCGGAGCACGCACCCGTTGCGTTCGGGAGGTCGGCTCGACGATCTACCAAGTCTTCAGCGGCAACGGCGTGTTCACGCTCAACGGTGTCGACACCGCAGTCTGCCACGGCGACCTCATCGCGGTTCCGTCCTGGGCGGCATGGTCGATCCAGGCGATCGAGGAACTCGACCTCTTCGCCTTCTCCGACATTCCGATCATGGAAGCACTGCGGTTGTACCGCACTGAATTCTGCGGTGAGGCCTGA
- a CDS encoding SDR family NAD(P)-dependent oxidoreductase, whose protein sequence is MSTAGAPCVPARDDVIVVTGGGRGIGAALVGHLAALGIRVVIADVLDTESAALAERSQAEGHSVDFEHTDVACPSSTRALAAAVLARYGRIDALINNAAIYAGIGGKKHFTDISTEEWDRVMAVNTKGAWLMTAAVFPAMKARHQGAVVNVASATVHAGVPFFAHYTASKGAVIALTRSIAKEVGREGITVNAVAPGLVDNESSALLNESAYLPAVAGARAIPRNMTPADLCGAVSFLCSPASRFITGQTVIVDGGLSFT, encoded by the coding sequence GTGAGTACCGCCGGGGCGCCGTGTGTGCCGGCTCGCGACGACGTCATCGTCGTCACCGGAGGGGGCCGCGGGATCGGCGCCGCACTGGTGGGGCACTTGGCGGCGCTGGGTATCCGCGTGGTGATCGCAGACGTGCTCGACACTGAGAGCGCGGCGCTGGCTGAGAGGTCGCAAGCAGAAGGGCACAGCGTGGACTTCGAGCACACCGACGTCGCGTGCCCCTCCTCGACGCGGGCGTTGGCGGCCGCAGTGCTGGCCCGCTACGGGCGCATCGACGCGCTCATCAACAACGCCGCCATCTACGCCGGTATCGGCGGCAAGAAGCATTTCACTGACATCTCCACCGAGGAGTGGGACCGGGTGATGGCCGTCAACACCAAGGGGGCCTGGCTGATGACTGCCGCCGTCTTTCCTGCGATGAAGGCCCGCCACCAAGGCGCGGTGGTCAATGTTGCCTCAGCGACAGTCCATGCCGGAGTGCCCTTCTTCGCCCACTACACCGCGTCGAAAGGTGCCGTCATCGCGCTCACCCGATCGATCGCCAAAGAGGTGGGCCGCGAAGGCATCACGGTCAATGCAGTCGCGCCGGGGCTAGTTGACAACGAATCATCAGCGCTGCTCAACGAATCGGCGTATCTGCCGGCGGTCGCCGGCGCGCGGGCGATCCCGCGGAACATGACGCCCGCGGACCTGTGCGGGGCGGTGAGCTTCCTATGTTCACCGGCGAGCCGGTTCATCACCGGCCAGACCGTCATCGTCGACGGCGGCCTGAGTTTCACCTGA
- a CDS encoding flavin-dependent oxidoreductase: MSSPSPVTIVGAGIGGLVLALELHSAGIPCRIYEAAPALAPLGVGINILPHACAVLAEVGVLDQLAAIAVTTRESVFFNRFGQLIYTEPAGRFAGYPYPQLSIHRGDLQLALAEAVVDRMGAEAIVLDHTCVGVTDDGAVTTTRFRSTSTDRALPSVASGVVIACDGVHSAIRKQLFPDEGSPRYSGVLMWRGTSVHPAFLSGASMVRAGWLATGKMVIYPIRDHVDAAGHQLINWVAEIERPYCGDRDWGRPGRFDDFLPAFADWRFDWLDVHELILRADAVLEYPMVDQEPLPRWTFGGVTLLGDAAHPMVPRGSNGAGQAILDARSLRSHLQNHDDPRTALRAYEHERRPQTQAVVLANRTAPPDAILREVWERSGDRPFDRLADIITDDEIASISQRYKDIAGLRGGTT; the protein is encoded by the coding sequence ATGAGCTCTCCATCGCCTGTCACGATCGTCGGCGCAGGGATTGGCGGCCTCGTCCTCGCACTCGAACTGCACTCGGCGGGGATCCCGTGCCGCATCTATGAAGCCGCTCCGGCACTCGCCCCGCTGGGGGTGGGGATCAACATCCTGCCGCATGCATGCGCAGTGCTCGCCGAAGTCGGGGTCCTCGATCAGTTGGCCGCTATCGCAGTCACCACCCGGGAGTCGGTGTTCTTCAACCGCTTCGGCCAACTCATCTACACCGAGCCGGCAGGCCGTTTCGCCGGTTACCCGTATCCGCAGTTGTCTATACACCGGGGCGATCTTCAACTGGCGTTGGCCGAGGCGGTGGTGGACCGCATGGGCGCAGAGGCGATCGTGCTCGATCACACCTGCGTCGGCGTCACCGACGACGGCGCAGTCACGACAACCCGGTTCAGATCCACCAGCACCGATCGAGCCTTGCCGTCGGTCGCCTCAGGTGTGGTGATTGCCTGCGACGGAGTCCATTCCGCGATTCGCAAGCAGTTGTTTCCCGACGAGGGCTCACCGCGGTACTCCGGTGTGTTGATGTGGCGGGGAACCAGCGTCCATCCGGCCTTCCTCAGCGGAGCAAGCATGGTCCGGGCCGGTTGGCTGGCCACAGGCAAGATGGTCATCTATCCGATCCGCGACCACGTCGACGCGGCCGGTCACCAATTGATCAACTGGGTGGCCGAGATCGAGCGCCCCTATTGCGGGGACCGCGACTGGGGTCGACCCGGCCGGTTCGATGACTTCCTGCCGGCGTTCGCCGACTGGCGTTTCGACTGGCTGGACGTCCATGAGCTGATCCTGCGCGCCGACGCGGTTCTCGAGTACCCGATGGTCGACCAGGAACCGTTGCCGCGATGGACTTTCGGTGGTGTGACGCTGCTGGGGGATGCTGCTCACCCGATGGTGCCGCGCGGCTCCAACGGCGCCGGGCAGGCGATTCTCGATGCGCGTAGCCTGCGCAGCCATCTGCAGAACCACGATGATCCGCGGACCGCCCTGCGCGCATACGAGCACGAGCGCCGGCCACAGACGCAGGCAGTGGTCCTGGCCAATCGCACCGCACCGCCGGATGCCATTCTTCGCGAGGTGTGGGAGCGCAGCGGGGATCGGCCCTTCGACAGACTGGCCGACATCATCACCGACGACGAGATCGCGTCGATCTCGCAGCGCTACAAAGACATCGCCGGCCTCCGCGGCGGCACGACGTGA